One genomic segment of Parus major isolate Abel chromosome 23, Parus_major1.1, whole genome shotgun sequence includes these proteins:
- the C23H1orf216 gene encoding UPF0500 protein C1orf216 homolog isoform X1: MIGPVTLKRRDTGKMFAVCPANAPFRQGQGGPALGTAIPGAGHGQDSNSNFVGEVCDSNENWSQPAPGSLPEEGSSRSENTTNPSDNLLLLMQRQMVQGQLRDTAPGLGDTHPEQGVRSSPEGAEVSGAGGQNTAEEVAGGCVKPLSSPAEDNGYASSSLSIDSPESTCSTNWNPLASAPQARSPPEAGLAEPELGTLFPVLAEAVQHLQDKERFKEQEKEKHHIQLVMYRRLALLRWIHGLQQKVVDQQNRLQESFDTILDNRKELIRYMQQGPACLAAAATPSP; the protein is encoded by the exons AG GAGGGACACCGGAAAAATGTTTGCTGTCTGCCCAGCAAATGCTCCATTCCGGCAGGGCCAGGGGGGCCCAGCGCTGGGCACAGCCATCCCAGGGGCAGGACATGGACAAGACTCCAACTCCAACTTCGTGGGAGAGGTGTGTGACAGCAACGAGAACTGGAGCCAGCCAGCGCCGGGGTCCCTGCCAGAGGAGGGCTCCAGCCGGAGCGAAAACACTACAAATCCGTCTGATAATCTGCTGTTATTAATGCAGAGACAGATGGTCCAGGGCCAGCTTAGGGACACTGCCCCAGGCCTGGGCGACACGCACCCTGAGCAGGGGGTGCGCAGCTCCCCTGAGGGAGCAGAGGTCAGCGGGGCAGGGGGACAAAACACTGCCGAAGAGGTGGCTGGGGGATGTGTCAagcccctgagctcccctgcaGAGGACAACGGCTAcgccagcagctccctcagcatcGACAGCCCTGagagcacctgcagcaccaACTGGAATCCTCTTGCCTCTGCCCCTCAAGCCAGGAGTCCCcctgaggcagggctggctgagccTGAGCTGGGGACCCtcttcccagtgctggcagaggctgtgcagcaCCTTCAGGACAAGGAGCGCTTcaaagagcaggagaaggagaagcacCACATCCAGCTGGTGATGTACCGGCGTCTGGCCTTGCTGCGCTGGATCCACGGCCTGCAGCAGAAAGTTGTGGACCAGCAGAACCGGTTGCAGGAGAGTTTTGATACCATCCTGGATAATCGCAAGGAGCTCATCCGCTACATGCAGCAGGGCCCAGcctgccttgctgctgcagccacccctAGCCCCTGA
- the C23H1orf216 gene encoding UPF0500 protein C1orf216 homolog isoform X2, which translates to MFAVCPANAPFRQGQGGPALGTAIPGAGHGQDSNSNFVGEVCDSNENWSQPAPGSLPEEGSSRSENTTNPSDNLLLLMQRQMVQGQLRDTAPGLGDTHPEQGVRSSPEGAEVSGAGGQNTAEEVAGGCVKPLSSPAEDNGYASSSLSIDSPESTCSTNWNPLASAPQARSPPEAGLAEPELGTLFPVLAEAVQHLQDKERFKEQEKEKHHIQLVMYRRLALLRWIHGLQQKVVDQQNRLQESFDTILDNRKELIRYMQQGPACLAAAATPSP; encoded by the coding sequence ATGTTTGCTGTCTGCCCAGCAAATGCTCCATTCCGGCAGGGCCAGGGGGGCCCAGCGCTGGGCACAGCCATCCCAGGGGCAGGACATGGACAAGACTCCAACTCCAACTTCGTGGGAGAGGTGTGTGACAGCAACGAGAACTGGAGCCAGCCAGCGCCGGGGTCCCTGCCAGAGGAGGGCTCCAGCCGGAGCGAAAACACTACAAATCCGTCTGATAATCTGCTGTTATTAATGCAGAGACAGATGGTCCAGGGCCAGCTTAGGGACACTGCCCCAGGCCTGGGCGACACGCACCCTGAGCAGGGGGTGCGCAGCTCCCCTGAGGGAGCAGAGGTCAGCGGGGCAGGGGGACAAAACACTGCCGAAGAGGTGGCTGGGGGATGTGTCAagcccctgagctcccctgcaGAGGACAACGGCTAcgccagcagctccctcagcatcGACAGCCCTGagagcacctgcagcaccaACTGGAATCCTCTTGCCTCTGCCCCTCAAGCCAGGAGTCCCcctgaggcagggctggctgagccTGAGCTGGGGACCCtcttcccagtgctggcagaggctgtgcagcaCCTTCAGGACAAGGAGCGCTTcaaagagcaggagaaggagaagcacCACATCCAGCTGGTGATGTACCGGCGTCTGGCCTTGCTGCGCTGGATCCACGGCCTGCAGCAGAAAGTTGTGGACCAGCAGAACCGGTTGCAGGAGAGTTTTGATACCATCCTGGATAATCGCAAGGAGCTCATCCGCTACATGCAGCAGGGCCCAGcctgccttgctgctgcagccacccctAGCCCCTGA